One stretch of Qipengyuania gelatinilytica DNA includes these proteins:
- the arfB gene encoding alternative ribosome rescue aminoacyl-tRNA hydrolase ArfB, with protein sequence MGRIADRALEIAEEKFIASSGPGGQNVNKVATAVQLRVDVFQLGMPPDAFERLKEIAGSKFTKAGEIVLTANEYRTQEQNREAARERLVALLGQALTPPKKRKKSRVNRVGKVKRLKAKKVRGEVKANRGKVSW encoded by the coding sequence ATGGGTAGGATTGCCGACCGGGCGCTGGAGATTGCCGAGGAGAAATTCATCGCTTCCTCCGGCCCGGGCGGACAGAACGTCAACAAGGTTGCGACCGCGGTGCAATTGCGGGTCGACGTGTTCCAGCTGGGCATGCCGCCCGATGCCTTCGAGAGATTGAAGGAAATTGCCGGCAGCAAATTCACCAAGGCAGGCGAAATCGTCCTGACCGCGAACGAGTACCGCACGCAGGAACAGAATCGCGAGGCTGCGCGCGAACGGCTGGTCGCCCTGCTGGGTCAGGCGCTCACCCCGCCCAAGAAGCGCAAGAAAAGCCGCGTGAACCGCGTGGGCAAGGTCAAGCGGCTGAAGGCCAAGAAAGTCCGCGGCGAGGTGAAAGCCAATCGCGGCAAGGTCAGTTGGTAG
- a CDS encoding DksA/TraR family C4-type zinc finger protein, with protein MAGGWARDGAVQDQIDDTVNDAVSAARARMPRGESAEYCDECGEEIPEKRREALPGVRTCVACQSGRDAAVRQSGINRRGSKDSQLR; from the coding sequence ATGGCCGGTGGCTGGGCACGCGATGGGGCCGTACAGGACCAGATCGACGATACGGTGAACGACGCGGTAAGCGCGGCGCGGGCGCGCATGCCTCGCGGCGAGAGCGCCGAATATTGCGACGAATGCGGCGAGGAAATTCCCGAAAAGCGGCGCGAGGCCCTGCCCGGTGTACGGACCTGCGTCGCCTGCCAGTCGGGCCGCGACGCTGCGGTACGCCAGTCGGGCATCAACCGCCGGGGCAGCAAGGATAGCCAGTTGCGCTGA
- a CDS encoding LolA family protein: MNTLSLFKNRPILSAVAFAMAVGVPASFYAAPAPVEAAAGDLDRAVDALRGISTMKADFVQTDRNGNSVTGVMTLKRPGKIRFEYEKGADLLVVSNGKSMYMIDYSVNQVQRWPIKNSPLGALLDPSRDVKKYGKLVPTSHDDVVSIEVRDKDRPEFGVITLIFARDGSAPGGLRLTHWVALDSQNHRTTVRLRNHRYGMSVADSAFTFRDPRKSSRRPG; this comes from the coding sequence ATGAACACCTTGTCCCTTTTCAAGAACCGACCCATCCTCTCGGCCGTGGCATTCGCCATGGCCGTTGGCGTACCTGCAAGCTTTTACGCCGCGCCCGCGCCGGTGGAGGCTGCCGCAGGCGATCTCGACCGTGCGGTCGATGCACTGCGCGGCATTTCGACCATGAAGGCCGACTTCGTCCAGACCGACCGCAACGGCAATTCGGTGACCGGCGTCATGACGCTCAAGCGCCCCGGCAAGATCCGTTTTGAATATGAAAAGGGTGCCGACCTCCTGGTCGTGTCCAACGGCAAGTCGATGTACATGATCGATTACTCGGTGAACCAGGTCCAGCGCTGGCCGATCAAGAATTCGCCGCTAGGCGCGCTGCTCGATCCGAGCCGCGACGTGAAGAAATACGGCAAGCTCGTTCCGACCAGCCATGACGATGTCGTCAGCATCGAGGTGCGCGACAAGGATCGCCCTGAATTCGGCGTGATCACGCTGATCTTCGCCCGCGACGGATCGGCTCCGGGCGGCCTCCGCCTGACCCACTGGGTGGCGCTCGACTCGCAGAATCACCGCACCACCGTGCGGCTGCGCAACCATCGCTATGGAATGAGCGTGGCTGACAGCGCATTCACCTTCCGCGATCCCCGCAAATCGTCCCGTCGCCCGGGATAA
- a CDS encoding toxin-antitoxin system HicB family antitoxin produces MPQKKAFALRLDPAVHAAVERLAADELRSANAQIEMLLREALKGRGIEVKQSPAPRRGRPPKDTSDE; encoded by the coding sequence ATGCCGCAAAAGAAAGCCTTTGCCTTGCGTCTCGACCCGGCAGTCCATGCCGCGGTCGAGCGCCTCGCTGCAGACGAATTGCGCAGTGCCAATGCGCAGATCGAGATGCTGCTGCGCGAGGCGCTCAAGGGGCGCGGCATCGAAGTAAAGCAATCGCCGGCCCCGCGCAGGGGACGACCACCAAAGGATACATCCGATGAGTGA
- a CDS encoding tetratricopeptide repeat protein — translation MRSIRNPLVRLFAAPAMALFLLANTIGDRAEALMEEGKEAEAFELVRQGAADGDAEAINYLAWFYDNGRYVETDRARAAELYRQAAAEGVAYAQWRLGVMIDTGETNGTPEEAFALFEKSAAQDFTNAMTSLAVMHATGRGTKRDPIAARYYYSMAAAAGNPHGIRGLGILYLHGEGVDRDPIEAAAYFLISASLGNEQGKESFDVVTRDYDEATLEQVAERANELVEELGYKFEQEPVAE, via the coding sequence ATGAGATCCATCCGCAACCCGCTCGTCCGCCTTTTTGCAGCTCCGGCCATGGCGCTTTTCCTCCTCGCCAATACGATCGGCGACCGCGCCGAAGCGCTCATGGAAGAGGGCAAGGAGGCAGAGGCTTTCGAACTGGTCCGGCAGGGCGCGGCTGACGGCGATGCGGAGGCGATCAACTATCTTGCATGGTTCTATGACAATGGGCGCTACGTCGAAACCGACAGGGCGCGTGCCGCCGAATTGTACAGGCAGGCCGCCGCCGAGGGCGTCGCATATGCACAGTGGCGGCTTGGCGTGATGATCGACACGGGCGAAACCAACGGCACTCCCGAAGAAGCCTTTGCACTGTTCGAGAAATCGGCCGCGCAGGATTTCACCAACGCCATGACCAGCCTGGCGGTGATGCATGCCACCGGACGCGGCACGAAGCGCGACCCGATCGCTGCGCGCTATTACTATTCGATGGCCGCGGCTGCCGGGAATCCCCACGGGATACGTGGCCTCGGCATTCTCTACCTGCATGGCGAGGGGGTGGATCGCGATCCGATCGAGGCGGCCGCCTATTTCCTCATCTCCGCCAGCCTGGGCAACGAGCAAGGCAAGGAGTCCTTCGACGTGGTTACGCGGGATTACGACGAGGCCACCCTGGAGCAGGTGGCCGAACGTGCGAATGAGCTCGTCGAAGAGCTCGGCTACAAGTTCGAACAGGAACCTGTAGCCGAATAG
- the rpmG gene encoding 50S ribosomal protein L33 — protein sequence MAKPATVKIKLVSTADTGFYYVTKKNPRNHTEKFVFKKYDPVVRKHVEFKEAKIK from the coding sequence ATGGCGAAGCCCGCAACCGTCAAGATCAAGCTCGTCTCGACCGCCGACACGGGCTTCTACTACGTGACGAAGAAGAATCCGCGTAACCACACCGAAAAGTTCGTCTTCAAGAAGTACGACCCGGTTGTGCGCAAGCACGTGGAATTCAAGGAAGCCAAGATCAAGTGA
- a CDS encoding SPFH domain-containing protein: protein MSAELTGMKTSRESAATSYNGYIMLLVLVVVVAALAFILPGMAPGYGATKATKIVFVGTLVVSLVGVLILASGFFMIQPNQAAVITLFGEYRGSERTEGLRWVWPWMGKNKISARAHNIHSDRVKINDLRGNPIEIACNVVWRVRDTAQASFDVDDYKEFVNIQIEAGLRTVGSRHPYDDFEGEEVTLRSGADVVNAELLEELNDRLKVAGVVVDEAGLTHLAYASEIASAMLKRQQADAIIAARAKIVLGAVGMVEDALTKLSQDGIVDMDDERRAAMVSNLMVVLCGEKDAHPVINAGSIY, encoded by the coding sequence ATGTCTGCCGAACTAACGGGAATGAAAACCAGCCGCGAGAGTGCGGCGACCAGCTACAATGGCTACATCATGCTGCTGGTTCTGGTGGTGGTGGTGGCAGCGCTTGCTTTCATCCTGCCCGGCATGGCGCCCGGCTATGGCGCGACCAAGGCAACCAAGATTGTATTCGTGGGCACGCTCGTGGTCTCGTTGGTCGGCGTCCTGATCCTCGCCTCGGGCTTCTTCATGATCCAGCCCAACCAGGCCGCCGTCATTACGCTGTTCGGCGAATATCGCGGCAGCGAGCGGACCGAGGGGCTGCGCTGGGTGTGGCCGTGGATGGGCAAGAACAAGATCTCCGCCCGTGCACACAACATCCATTCGGACCGCGTGAAGATCAACGATCTGCGCGGCAACCCGATCGAGATCGCCTGCAACGTCGTTTGGCGCGTGCGCGACACCGCACAGGCCAGCTTCGACGTCGACGATTACAAGGAATTCGTGAACATCCAGATCGAGGCGGGTCTCCGCACGGTGGGGTCGCGCCACCCCTATGACGATTTCGAGGGCGAGGAAGTCACGCTGCGCAGCGGTGCGGACGTCGTGAATGCCGAATTGCTCGAGGAGCTGAACGACCGCCTCAAGGTCGCCGGCGTCGTGGTCGACGAGGCGGGCCTTACCCACCTCGCCTATGCCAGCGAGATCGCCAGCGCCATGCTCAAGCGCCAGCAGGCCGATGCCATCATTGCGGCGCGCGCCAAGATCGTGCTGGGCGCGGTCGGCATGGTCGAGGATGCGCTGACCAAGCTTTCGCAGGACGGCATCGTCGACATGGACGACGAACGCCGCGCGGCGATGGTGTCGAACCTGATGGTCGTATTGTGCGGCGAGAAGGATGCGCATCCTGTGATCAACGCCGGATCGATCTACTAA
- a CDS encoding GNAT family N-acetyltransferase, with amino-acid sequence MSALTIRPEKPVDHAQIAVVTNAAFAEVEHSDGSEVRIVDRLRSAGDLTLSLVAEDGERIVGHVAVSPVTISDGSTGWYGLGPISVLPACQREGVGLRLMQRAIADMRELGAQGIVLLGEPAYYSRFGFEHDPQLAYPGPPAEYFQRLVLDGDAPGGTVSYAPAFS; translated from the coding sequence ATGAGCGCGCTGACGATCCGTCCCGAAAAGCCCGTCGATCACGCGCAGATCGCGGTCGTCACCAATGCCGCTTTTGCCGAGGTCGAGCATAGCGACGGGAGCGAGGTCCGGATCGTCGACCGCCTCCGCTCTGCCGGAGACCTGACCCTTTCGCTGGTTGCCGAGGATGGTGAACGCATCGTCGGCCACGTCGCGGTTTCGCCGGTCACGATCTCGGATGGCAGCACGGGCTGGTACGGGCTCGGCCCGATCAGCGTGCTGCCCGCATGCCAGCGCGAGGGGGTGGGCCTCAGGCTGATGCAGCGCGCGATTGCCGACATGCGCGAACTGGGCGCGCAAGGCATCGTCCTGCTGGGCGAGCCGGCCTATTATTCGCGCTTCGGCTTCGAACACGACCCACAGCTTGCCTATCCCGGCCCGCCGGCAGAGTATTTCCAGCGGCTGGTGCTCGATGGCGATGCGCCGGGCGGTACGGTCAGCTACGCGCCCGCATTCAGCTGA
- the xth gene encoding exodeoxyribonuclease III, with amino-acid sequence MVSVATWNINSVRLRMPIVERFLKETAPDVLCLQEIKCQEHQFPYEAFKALGYEHVAVHGQKGYHGVATVSRVPLREFSRHDWQANGEARHVGVELPDHDGMIIENVYVPAGGDEPDREINAKFGQKLDFLERMTRWADKVDRPTLIVGDFNIAPLESDVWNHKQLLKVVSHTPIEVESLQRFMDAHGWSDIGREHIKAPERYYSWWSYRAKDWKANDRGRRLDHMWASPELAKQATGHSVHEYTRDWEKPSDHVPLVTEFSL; translated from the coding sequence ATGGTTTCTGTCGCTACCTGGAATATCAATTCCGTCCGCCTTCGCATGCCCATCGTCGAGCGTTTCCTGAAGGAGACGGCTCCCGACGTGCTGTGCCTCCAGGAGATCAAGTGCCAGGAGCACCAGTTTCCCTATGAAGCGTTCAAGGCGCTCGGCTACGAACATGTCGCCGTCCACGGGCAGAAGGGCTATCACGGCGTCGCCACCGTCAGCCGCGTGCCCTTGCGCGAATTTTCGCGCCACGACTGGCAGGCCAATGGCGAAGCGCGGCATGTCGGTGTCGAATTGCCCGACCATGACGGCATGATCATCGAGAATGTCTACGTGCCTGCGGGCGGTGACGAGCCGGACCGCGAAATCAATGCGAAGTTCGGCCAGAAGCTCGATTTCCTCGAGCGCATGACGCGGTGGGCCGACAAGGTCGACCGCCCGACGCTGATCGTGGGCGATTTCAATATCGCGCCGCTCGAAAGCGACGTCTGGAACCACAAGCAGCTCTTGAAGGTCGTCAGCCACACGCCGATCGAGGTCGAGAGCCTCCAGCGCTTCATGGATGCGCATGGCTGGTCCGATATCGGGCGCGAGCACATCAAGGCGCCCGAGCGCTATTACAGCTGGTGGAGCTACCGCGCGAAGGATTGGAAGGCGAACGACCGTGGCCGCCGGCTCGACCATATGTGGGCGAGCCCCGAGCTGGCCAAGCAGGCAACCGGCCATTCGGTCCACGAATACACCCGCGACTGGGAAAAGCCGTCGGACCACGTTCCGCTGGTGACGGAGTTCTCGCTCTGA
- the pabB gene encoding aminodeoxychorismate synthase component I — protein MAVRTPFVLLDDARESGAADALLFSNPRKIFVARRADEVEAVLRDAEEARQEGGELAGYIAYEAGLALEEKLAGLADARTGAMGPLVWLGLFDEPERIPATDMPDWLVSHAEGGGGVGPLEPQLSPGGYEAAFGQLQEAIRAGDIYQANLTFPLAGNFTGDPLGLYAALRPAAQAGYGGVIFDGSHWLLSLSPELFVSLKGSEAKAKPMKGTRPRSADPAQDAAHAEELAGSVKDKAENLMIVDLMRNDLARVAEAGSVRVDEPFAIESYPTVHQMVSVVRAQLQEGKGAIDLVRALFPCGSITGAPKIRAMELIDAIEAHPRGPYCGAIGRIGADGDAAFNVAIRTLRLTEIENARGKAVLGVGGAIVADSEPRTEWREALIKGAFARASSPDHKAAQFDLIETMRFSPEEGFDFLEEHLMRMKTSAAELGFSFDRHEARNQLHALCFVLEKPSRIRLLAARSGAIALDIQDMPAAWGEPAECIVLPLPVDPGDWRLRYKTTDRSFYDDGQRIAKEMGATEALFVREDGLLTEGCVTNIFVRDNDGVLLTPPAALGLLPGVYRQSLLDEGKAREAELTIADLEDGFFLANALRRMVHAKLKTA, from the coding sequence ATGGCGGTCCGGACCCCATTCGTATTGCTCGATGATGCGCGCGAAAGCGGCGCTGCCGATGCCTTGCTGTTTTCCAACCCCCGCAAGATCTTCGTTGCGCGCCGCGCGGACGAGGTCGAGGCCGTGCTGCGGGACGCCGAAGAAGCGCGCCAGGAGGGCGGGGAACTGGCGGGCTACATTGCTTATGAAGCAGGGCTGGCGCTGGAAGAGAAACTTGCAGGGCTTGCCGATGCGCGAACCGGGGCGATGGGGCCGCTCGTATGGCTCGGCCTGTTCGACGAGCCAGAGCGGATCCCGGCCACAGACATGCCCGACTGGTTGGTGTCCCATGCCGAAGGAGGGGGCGGTGTCGGCCCGCTCGAACCGCAGCTGTCACCGGGCGGTTACGAGGCGGCCTTCGGCCAGCTGCAGGAAGCGATCCGCGCCGGCGATATCTACCAGGCGAACCTGACCTTCCCGCTGGCGGGTAATTTCACCGGCGACCCCCTTGGCCTGTACGCGGCGCTGCGTCCGGCCGCGCAGGCGGGCTATGGCGGGGTGATTTTCGACGGGTCGCACTGGCTGCTCAGCCTGTCGCCCGAACTCTTCGTGTCACTGAAAGGCAGCGAGGCAAAGGCCAAGCCGATGAAGGGCACGCGGCCGCGCTCGGCCGATCCGGCGCAGGATGCGGCGCATGCGGAAGAACTGGCGGGCTCGGTCAAGGACAAGGCCGAAAACCTGATGATCGTCGACCTGATGCGCAACGATCTTGCCCGCGTGGCCGAAGCGGGCAGCGTGCGGGTGGACGAGCCCTTTGCGATCGAGAGCTATCCCACGGTGCACCAGATGGTCAGCGTGGTGCGGGCCCAGTTGCAGGAAGGCAAGGGCGCAATCGACCTGGTGCGCGCGCTCTTCCCCTGCGGCTCGATCACCGGCGCGCCCAAGATCCGCGCGATGGAATTGATCGATGCCATCGAAGCGCACCCCCGCGGTCCCTATTGCGGGGCGATCGGGCGGATCGGGGCAGACGGCGATGCGGCTTTCAACGTGGCGATCCGCACCCTGCGCCTGACCGAGATCGAGAATGCGCGCGGCAAGGCCGTGCTTGGGGTGGGCGGGGCCATCGTCGCCGACAGCGAGCCGCGCACCGAATGGCGCGAGGCGCTGATCAAGGGTGCCTTTGCCCGCGCGTCTTCTCCCGATCACAAGGCGGCGCAGTTCGACCTGATCGAAACCATGCGGTTCTCGCCCGAGGAAGGGTTCGACTTCCTCGAGGAGCACTTGATGCGCATGAAGACCAGCGCGGCCGAGCTCGGATTTTCCTTCGACCGGCACGAAGCGCGCAACCAGCTTCACGCGCTGTGCTTCGTGCTCGAAAAGCCGAGCCGCATCCGCCTGCTCGCGGCGCGCAGCGGGGCGATCGCACTCGACATCCAGGACATGCCCGCAGCTTGGGGCGAACCTGCGGAATGTATCGTGCTGCCCCTGCCCGTCGATCCGGGCGACTGGCGCCTGCGCTACAAGACGACCGATCGCAGTTTCTATGATGACGGCCAGCGGATCGCAAAAGAGATGGGCGCGACAGAAGCGCTGTTCGTGCGCGAGGACGGCTTGCTGACCGAAGGCTGCGTCACCAATATCTTCGTGCGCGATAACGATGGCGTGCTATTGACGCCGCCAGCCGCGCTCGGCCTGCTGCCCGGTGTCTACCGGCAGTCGCTTCTCGACGAAGGGAAGGCGCGCGAGGCCGAACTCACTATTGCCGATCTCGAGGACGGTTTCTTCCTCGCCAATGCGCTGCGCCGGATGGTGCACGCGAAACTGAAGACTGCATGA
- the ribA gene encoding GTP cyclohydrolase II: MDALRHGWPLAIEGAPLLQPVETAFSDVSGEAMLISATRAATLKLANQREAAAPRQPVLLRGAETFDLPAALGVADPALDLQNPMKGPFKALTLDWEEQARTALELARIAGILPAFIVDPHGAGEAASIEAGDLAAFTDPQRLRIATRAKLPVAAAEGAHIVAFRSPDDTREHVALVIGEQRADKAPLVRLHSECLTGDILGSLKCDCGPQLDAALHAMSDEADKGGWGVLLYMRQEGRGIGLVNKLRAYRLQDQGFDTVDANTRLGLPDEARDFPTAARMLELLGVKEIRLMTNNPAKVEALSAEGVTVAERVPHSLPDNPHNARYLATKRDRAGHILP; the protein is encoded by the coding sequence GTGGACGCGCTGCGTCACGGCTGGCCGCTGGCGATCGAAGGCGCTCCGCTGCTGCAACCGGTGGAGACCGCCTTTTCCGACGTCTCGGGAGAGGCGATGCTGATCTCGGCAACGCGCGCCGCGACGCTCAAACTGGCCAACCAGCGAGAAGCGGCAGCGCCTCGCCAGCCGGTCCTGCTCCGCGGGGCAGAGACTTTCGACCTGCCCGCTGCGCTCGGCGTTGCCGATCCCGCGCTCGACTTGCAGAACCCGATGAAGGGCCCGTTCAAGGCGCTCACGCTCGACTGGGAAGAACAGGCGCGCACGGCGCTGGAACTGGCGCGGATCGCGGGGATCCTGCCGGCCTTTATCGTCGATCCTCATGGTGCGGGTGAGGCTGCTTCGATCGAGGCAGGCGATCTTGCCGCTTTCACCGACCCGCAGCGCCTGCGTATCGCGACGCGCGCGAAGCTCCCCGTGGCGGCTGCCGAAGGCGCGCATATCGTGGCCTTTCGCAGTCCCGACGATACGCGCGAGCATGTCGCGCTGGTCATTGGCGAGCAGCGCGCGGACAAGGCGCCGCTGGTGCGGCTTCATTCCGAATGCCTGACGGGCGATATCCTCGGCAGCCTCAAATGCGATTGCGGTCCGCAGCTCGACGCTGCGTTGCACGCCATGAGCGACGAGGCGGACAAGGGCGGCTGGGGCGTACTGCTCTACATGCGGCAGGAAGGTCGCGGCATCGGCCTCGTGAACAAGCTGCGGGCCTATCGCCTGCAGGACCAGGGCTTCGATACGGTCGATGCCAATACGCGTCTGGGCCTGCCCGACGAAGCGCGCGATTTTCCCACCGCGGCGCGCATGCTCGAACTGCTCGGCGTGAAGGAGATCCGCCTGATGACGAACAATCCGGCCAAGGTCGAAGCGCTTTCGGCAGAAGGCGTGACCGTCGCCGAACGCGTTCCGCATTCGCTGCCCGACAATCCGCACAATGCCCGCTATCTCGCGACCAAGCGCGACAGGGCGGGGCATATCCTGCCATGA
- the asd gene encoding archaetidylserine decarboxylase (Phosphatidylserine decarboxylase is synthesized as a single chain precursor. Generation of the pyruvoyl active site from a Ser is coupled to cleavage of a Gly-Ser bond between the larger (beta) and smaller (alpha chains). It is an integral membrane protein.) produces the protein MTSPFIWLQHVLPHHAVSRGAGAIASSEVPWLKNLLIRRFINAYDVDMSEAARSVEQFKSFNDFFTRELKPGMRPLADASTHILSPADGAVSQIGRIEEDRIFQAKGRHFTATQLLGGDAEAAKRFEGGSFATIYLSPRDYHRVHMPAAGTLKSTTYVPGDLFSVNQVTAENVDGLFAKNERLACLFEGPDGSFANVMVGAMIVAGIETVWSGLVETHNPKLVRQDFSGSEHDFAAGDEMGRFILGSTAVLLFEPGKVEWDESLKPGDAVRMGQAIGKRLQLNAGA, from the coding sequence ATGACCTCTCCCTTCATCTGGTTGCAGCACGTCCTGCCCCACCACGCCGTATCGCGCGGTGCAGGTGCCATCGCATCGAGCGAAGTGCCGTGGCTGAAGAACCTTCTCATCCGCCGCTTCATCAATGCCTATGACGTCGACATGAGCGAGGCAGCGCGAAGCGTGGAGCAGTTCAAGAGCTTCAACGACTTCTTCACACGCGAACTCAAGCCCGGCATGCGGCCGCTGGCCGATGCCTCCACGCATATCCTCAGCCCGGCAGACGGCGCGGTCAGCCAGATAGGGCGGATCGAGGAAGACCGGATTTTCCAGGCCAAGGGGCGGCACTTTACCGCGACGCAACTGCTCGGCGGTGACGCGGAGGCGGCCAAGCGTTTCGAAGGCGGTAGCTTCGCGACGATTTACCTGAGCCCGCGCGATTATCACCGTGTCCACATGCCGGCCGCGGGCACGCTGAAAAGCACGACATATGTCCCCGGCGACCTGTTCTCGGTGAACCAGGTCACGGCCGAGAACGTCGACGGGCTCTTCGCCAAGAACGAGCGCCTCGCCTGCCTGTTCGAAGGGCCGGACGGGTCGTTCGCCAATGTCATGGTCGGCGCGATGATCGTCGCGGGTATCGAGACCGTCTGGTCGGGCCTTGTCGAAACGCACAATCCCAAGCTCGTGCGCCAGGATTTTTCAGGCAGCGAGCACGATTTTGCCGCAGGTGACGAGATGGGTCGCTTCATCCTCGGCTCGACAGCGGTCCTGCTGTTCGAACCGGGCAAGGTTGAATGGGACGAGAGCCTGAAACCGGGCGATGCCGTCCGCATGGGACAGGCGATCGGCAAGCGGCTTCAGCTGAATGCGGGCGCGTAG
- a CDS encoding RluA family pseudouridine synthase, with product MTDIPIIFEDGEALVIDKPAGLPVDRPKRGGPCLEDHFEQLKLGFQRPPSPVHRLDTDTSGCLLLARNPKSLKRFAKAFEDRLVEKRYLGILAGIPEGDEGTIELSLSKISSADKGWRMIAAKKGKPSVTHWRKLMEHDGKALLEFRPETGRTHQIRIHCQAGLGLPLLGDLVYGTGKGAPRTMLHAAGLVVPREKKPAIEAAAPLPRDFAALGFTDG from the coding sequence ATGACCGATATTCCGATTATCTTCGAAGACGGCGAAGCGCTCGTCATCGACAAGCCTGCCGGCCTTCCCGTGGACCGCCCGAAACGCGGCGGCCCCTGCCTCGAAGACCATTTCGAGCAGCTCAAGCTGGGCTTCCAGCGGCCGCCTTCGCCGGTGCACCGGCTCGACACCGATACCAGCGGCTGCCTGTTGCTGGCGCGCAATCCCAAGTCGCTGAAGCGCTTCGCCAAGGCGTTCGAGGACCGGCTGGTCGAGAAGCGCTATCTCGGCATCCTGGCCGGCATCCCCGAAGGTGACGAGGGCACGATCGAACTCTCGCTGTCGAAAATCAGCAGCGCCGACAAGGGCTGGCGGATGATCGCGGCTAAGAAGGGCAAGCCTTCGGTCACGCACTGGCGCAAGCTGATGGAACATGACGGCAAGGCCTTGCTCGAATTCCGCCCTGAGACCGGCCGGACGCACCAGATCCGCATTCATTGCCAGGCGGGCCTCGGCCTGCCGCTGCTCGGTGATCTGGTTTATGGCACCGGAAAGGGCGCGCCGCGCACCATGCTGCACGCCGCCGGGCTGGTGGTCCCGCGCGAGAAAAAGCCCGCGATCGAGGCCGCGGCACCGCTGCCGCGCGACTTCGCGGCGCTCGGGTTCACCGATGGGTAG